The Solanum lycopersicum chromosome 6, SLM_r2.1 genome has a window encoding:
- the LOC101251191 gene encoding uncharacterized protein gives MASVGNGEHPGIVEEPMSKAHVPLNVSTSQRGLVSNENSQSHFQDSTLAIPKRLKFLNFGNLGSPSLKFQQIADQRDDFSRTVPSSSSLHLRQRITRLFSRKLDWPALRKMCKEWFRNPLNIVLFIWIVCVAVSGAILFLVMTGMLNHAIPKKSMRDTWFEVNNQILNALFTLMCLYQHPQRLYHFVLLMRWRPEDISRLRKVYCKNGTYKPHEWTHMMVVVALLNLNCFAQYALCGLNLGYKRSVRPAIGVGICISVAIGAPAIAGIYCMLSPLGKDYDTELDEEAQLRTTAESSSASQLRRKALEKRFSFASDEGRLVETRPQWSGGILDFWDDISLAYLSLFCSFCVFGWNMERLGFGNMYVHIATFLLFCMAPFWIFNLAAVNIDSDTVRGILGVTGIFLCLFGLLYGGFWRIQMRKRYNLPPYNTCCGKPSVADCALWLFCCWCSLAQEVRTGNSYDIVEDKFCRKLDESMSPLPREDGLYNTSGPPLANNSSSLPIIKSRTPNPSRFADEVHNHDRQQPFVEDESHTRGQNAITVPPTPSVIQREDA, from the coding sequence TGGTGAACATCCTGGTATTGTTGAGGAACCTATGAGCAAGGCTCATGTACCTCTGAATGTTTCAACATCTCAAAGGGGACTTGTAAGTAATGAAAATTCTCAGAGCCATTTCCAGGATAGTACTCTTGCTATTCCCAAGAGGCTAAAGTTCCTCAACTTTGGTAATTTGGGTTCTCCATCGTTAAAGTTTCAACAGATAGCTGATCAAAGAGATGATTTTTCTCGAACTGTACCTTCTTCTAGCAGCCTTCATCTCCGTCAACGTATTACTAGACTATTTTCACGGAAATTGGATTGGCCAGCTCTTAGGAAAATGTGCAAAGAGTGGTTCAGAAATCCGCTGAATATTGTACTTTTTATCTGGATTGTATGTGTAGCTGTTTCTGGTGCAATTTTGTTTCTTGTGATGACGGGGATGTTGAACCATGCCATCCCTAAAAAATCTATGAGAGATACATGGTTTGAAGTGAATAACCAAATTCTTAATGCATTGTTTACTCTCATGTGTCTATACCAGCACCCACAAAGGCTATATCACTTTGTTCTTTTAATGCGATGGAGGCCAGAAGACATTTCCAGGCTGAGAAAGGTTTACTGCAAAAATGGAACTTATAAGCCCCATGAATGGACACACATGATGGTGGTTGTCGCATTACTTAATCTCAACTGTTTTGCTCAATATGCTCTGTGTGGGCTTAATTTGGGTTACAAGAGGTCAGTAAGACCAGCTATTGGGGTAGGAATATGTATCTCAGTTGCAATTGGTGCACCTGCCATTGCTGGAATTTACTGTATGCTCAGCCCTCTAGGAAAAGATTATGATACTGAGTTAGACGAGGAAGCACAACTTCGAACAACAGCCGAGAGCAGCAGTGCTAGCCAACTgagaagaaaagcattggaaaagaGATTTTCTTTTGCATCAGATGAAGGGAGACTTGTTGAAACTAGACCACAATGGAGTGGAGGCATTCTTGATTTTTGGGATGATATTTCTTTGGCATATCTCTCTTTGTTCTGCAGTTTTTGTGTTTTTGGTTGGAATATGGAGAGACTTGGGTTTGGAAATATGTATGTTCATATTGCAACTTTTCTTCTGTTCTGTATGGCTCCTTTCTGGATCTTCAATTTGGCTGCTGTTAATATTGACAGCGATACTGTCAGGGGGATATTAGGAGTTACTGGGATTTTTCTTTGTCTGTTTGGGTTACTGTACGGTGGCTTTTGGAGGATTCAGATGAGAAAAAGATACAATTTGCCTCCTTACAATACTTGTTGTGGTAAACCTTCTGTTGCTGACTGTGCACTATGGCTTTTCTGCTGTTGGTGCTCTCTTGCTCAGGAAGTAAGGACCGGAAATTCCTATGACATCGTGGAAGATAAATTTTGTAGGAAACTAGATGAAAGTATGTCACCATTGCCTCGTGAGGATGGGCTATATAATACTTCAGGTCCTCCTCTTGCAAACAACTCCTCTTCACTTCCAATTATAAAAAGCAGAACCCCAAACCCCAGCAGATTTGCAGATGAAGTTCATAATCATGATAGACAGCAACCCTTCGTGGAAGATGAGTCTCATACAAGAGGTCAAAATGCGATAACAGTACCACCTACTCCTTCAGTTATACAAAGAGAAGATGCGTAG